The Bacillus rossius redtenbacheri isolate Brsri chromosome 5, Brsri_v3, whole genome shotgun sequence region aaaattacaaaacacttTCCAGATGAataataagtattatttttaGAACTCATAAATCCAAGTAAAAATtcgcttccccccctcccccccttctcctaGAATAGCTTAATTGAGCTTTCAACTACATATTGCATACCTATAAACCTCTAATTTTTTATCACAGCTGACTCAAAGCACcccagaaaataaatattaaacctGGCCTCAAAATACATGCAGCCACTTTTACGTAGTCTCCATTAGactgtaaattttaaaacaatgacttttttttttaatcttaaaaaaaaaaatgcaccaaCTAAACAGTTATTGAACAAGTTGTCACACAAATATTACAAAAGATAAGATGGCAAAAAAGAGCGTAGGTTTATATTttcaattgaaaataaaaaagtagctaaaatactttttttttttgcttcaaaaaATAATCGCTATTTGGAAACAGTAATGCACACATACCTACatacaacattaaaatatttatgtaattttggatttttaatgaaagtaaaaattCTGAATTATTTTGAGGTACCAATTATACAAGTGTCTTGAGACCTAGGGCTTACTACCGTCATTACagaaaatacaaaatagtgagtCATGCTCCACTTTTGGCTTGGTAACTTTGTAGGGTTGTTTATCTGAAGATATGTTtccccattaaatttatgcccagtAATCTCCAAACAGAGGAGCAAGAATGTGAATTAAGGATGGTGTGGTTTGGCACATGCAGTGTTGTGCACATGTTCACGAGGAGGGTTCTGTGACAGATGATACACAACATCGGCGTGAACCACGCGGTGAGCCAGCTGTCCAGCGAGGGGGCGTACTTCCTGTACCGCGGGATCCTGCCGCCCCTGTGCCAGAAGACGGTCGCGCTGTCGCTCATGTTCGGCGTCTACGAGGACTGCCGGAGGGCGCTGGTGGCAGCGCGGGCGCCTGAACTGGCCGCGAGGACGGGCGCTGCCGTCGCCGCCGGCGCGGTCGAGGCCTGCATCATGCCGTTCGAGCGGGTTCAGACGCTGCTGCAGGACCACCGGTTCGACCGCCACTTCAGGAACACGGTCCACACCTTCCGGGTCGTCGCCGCCGACTACGGCCTCTCCGAGTTCTACCGGGGGTTCGTCCCCGTGCTGTTGCGCAACTGCGGCGCCAGCACGGTGTTCTTCGTGGCCCGCGACGAGGTGAAATCCCTGTTCCCGGCGAGTGGAACGTGGTGGGGTGAGATCTCGGAGTTGTTTGTCAGCGGAGCTGTTATCGGGGCGGCGGCGAGCACAATTTTCTATCCGTTCAACGTCATCAAAGTACACGTGCAGAGCAAGCTGGGAGGAaaatttgaaagcaccatcaagtTCACTATCCAAATGGTACGCGAACACGGCGTTAGAAGTTTGTATAGGGGCGTACACCTTAACTACACACGGGCTTTTGTCAGTTGGGGCATTATCAACGCATCCTATGAATACTTGAAAACTGTAATTTAGTATGGCAGATGTAAATATGTGATTAAGAATgagaagaaaatattatttttatgggtTTGTTTGTTCTGTCCTCTGCAATACGCTGTGACATATTACTACAATCATGTGATCAGTATTTGTAATGTACATGTAATTCCATAAATGTGGTGCTTAGACAAGAGGACTTGTTTATGTGAGGATTGCCTTTAGGTAAGAACCTAAGATTAAGTTTATAATAAACTTGGGGGCTGTGTTTTGCTTTAGCTCAGATTTGAGTAAAAGGATATAAAAGAATAAAAATCGTGTTTTTAAGTattcaaaaaatacatatttcagtaCCTATCAGGAatttaggtaaaaataaaaatgttaagctTGTCTTGTAGGTGTGGAAATTGTCACTAGTTGGTATGTTTCAAAATGTTTGACATGTACTTCTCAAACCATATAACTTTTTAGCTTTTTAGAGCATATACAGTTATACCAATCAGGGATGTGTCTGATGCATAAGCAAAATGTTGGAACTATTTGATTTTCACTACATGGGAACATTTAAAGAATCAgtatatttacagattttcataATTTCAACATTTCCTATTATTTCACTTGTAAAATTTACAGTAGCAATCTCTCACCAATTGTGTaggtttttttgttaattaattaattaattttcaattagACTTACTACTTCCAGAAATATTCATTACCTAATATGTTTTAACTGTGTATTATAACTACAATGCCAGTGTCATCACAAAGTAATAAAATCTTATTTTTCTTTTGCCTTTACACAGTTTGTGTAACTTTGACGTAAGAAAATTTGAATCGGATTCCACCAATTTGGATTGTATTTATGTTACAGTGATAAATCCAAATCATAATATAACTGAATCTACAGTGGTAAATTTCTGGATCGTCAGTCTGATGCAAAATCTGCATTTAAGTGAATCTCCACATCCCTAAAACAGGAGTTTAGCTTGTTACCATTTTATGACTGAATATACTCAACTTTAGACAGAAATAAGTTTCCCAGTACGGTATTTCTGTGTGAGTAAATCATAACTGCATTTAGCTGCTATCCACTTTTCGGAGTACAGATTGTCAATTACTGCAGTGGGAGGTTTTTATTCCGGTATTCTATGGTTTGGCACATTCCATAATCCGGCACCAATCAGTCCGTTCATGTTATGTTTCGAGTGGATTCCGGACGTTGATCTTGGCAGTCAGGTCGCATAGTTGTCTCCGATTTTATTgttactgtcagttttcatttcagtttatTGTTTCCTGTTTAGTAGCAGGTTAAATTTCACATTTCACATCTTCATGCTTGTTATTCCCATGAAAAATTTATTGACGTTCAATAATCCGACGAAAACGCTAATTCAGCATGGTCATGTTCCCAACGTGCCCGATTAAAGACCTTTCAGTGTTACTGTAGATGGAAGTTTATGCCTTTAAAGATGATGAATTTTAAGATGATGGCCATCTCTTTCATAACACAAATTTTCTTGTCTGTGTGAGAAACTGCTAGCTAAAAGAATAGGCCTTGGTTATTATTGTGagattaagttgttttttttgtaaattgtgtttatacattttttttaatttttgaaatcatGATACCTGCTTTATTCATAAAATTGTGTTTCAGATACATACTTATGTATTGGTTTTTCTGAAGTTTGTATTTTGGAGAAATAATGAAAGCATTATTGtgtacaaaactttaaaaaaagagAGGTGTTAATCACAGTGAACAAATGTGAAATAATAGAAGAAATAGAGATATCCAACTTCTGTAAAATCTTTCTGACTGATAAAACTCAGGGCAATAAAGAAAAACTAGAATCTTGACACaggaattaatattttaaaaaatgtttcatgtaTGGCATTTTATTGTTATATAAATTGCTTTTATTAGCATATTAGTTACATTATTTTGCTCAAATTACATAATGGAGCTTACTTGTGTTGTAGTTGTGCTTACAGAGTTTATTTagctttgtacatgtgtagttagGTATTACAAATTATACACCAGTATTAGAAGAGGTTACAGAGAATTTGTTTGTACATGAAATGTTAAATGTGCATGTTCACCTAACATAACAGGGTTTCATACTGTGTGTGCAGTATTATGACTTGTGTGGTTAGTGGCACATGCCAATTGTTAGGGTGATCCAGTTAAAGAACTGCCATGGTACTCTGTTTCTGAATAGTTGCTTATTGCTCATCCTTTAGAGAGGATGGGTGTGGTCTGAGGTTATGAGGCTTTGTGCAGTTTCAGGCTGTTTTTAGTTAATAACTCTTGTGTTTCAGAATCGGAATGTTGTAGAATCACATGCGGTTGGAATGTATTGTTTTGGCATTTTATAATTTGAAACTTGTATAACTCAAACTGTGATGTATTATTTTGGAAAAGAGCTAgtcaaacaaataattatttattagaagGAATTTTCATTTCTTTGCAGTAAATATGCAATTTTTGAGTTTAGGCCCATCACACATGGGCTGATTTAAACCTGCTATCAGAGATGAAGGATATGCAAGGGTTATGGTTTGTATCGCCCACCGATGAGTGCCTTGATGTCTGCAGTTTGCATTACAATCAAAACAGAAGTCAAGTCTAACAGGCATTTTGTTTAGCGAAAAGTTGTATGTGAGCGCACACTTACAATGTATCATTTGATTTGCCATCAGTTCCTTTCCTGCTAGCTCTGAATTCAGCCACATTTCTACCAAACAAAGCTTTGATTTTCTTATATGATGTCAAAATTTGCCTCTAGCTGCCAACATTTGAGTTGGATGTCCTACATCTGCAGAAATGAAGACACTCTGTCAAAAGAAAGTCAAAAACTGAAATTCTGATTTgtaagtacagtacactcccgattatccgcgaaattaaatagcagggccaccgcggatattGAAAAGCGcagataatccgcaaaagagccaaaaatgggaaacaaaaaaggaaacttaAACTTCAACCTAAAAAACCAAACATTTATGTTcaataaaagttacaattaacagtaaaaattttttaaatgatgctaaaattttaatatttttctgaataattaacatacatttcagtaatgtaaacttaaaagtgctcaaccatatgACTataaacaaagtgcgacagagacaaaattagcaacgcatgccagcctactgtgtgagttccgagaaggcctgtggcgttttactgtatactgcacacaatacactcgtcagtggAGTTCAATTTTGCTCacgtgtaataaaatacagatttacatatgtgctgtattttttcgtagcatgtgcGGATAGTCTGTaccgcggatcatccgcccgcggataatagggagtttactgtacctaAGTAAAACTTTTGTTGTTATGATCATGCAGTCTTTCATAGAGAGAAGGAACACACTTTAAACTT contains the following coding sequences:
- the LOC134531948 gene encoding mitochondrial nicotinamide adenine dinucleotide transporter SLC25A51 isoform X2, which encodes MAFKKRIGEIRSSRNYHTKKFYRFWFPGMIHNIGVNHAVSQLSSEGAYFLYRGILPPLCQKTVALSLMFGVYEDCRRALVAARAPELAARTGAAVAAGAVEACIMPFERVQTLLQDHRFDRHFRNTVHTFRVVAADYGLSEFYRGFVPVLLRNCGASTVFFVARDEVKSLFPASGTWWGEISELFVSGAVIGAAASTIFYPFNVIKVHVQSKLGGKFESTIKFTIQMVREHGVRSLYRGVHLNYTRAFVSWGIINASYEYLKTVI
- the LOC134531948 gene encoding mitochondrial nicotinamide adenine dinucleotide transporter SLC25A51 isoform X1, coding for MSSENPDGVQEENRRNSQQQKLPHKEILQILVSRGNDDPKKISVFSNFKEFICGWGAAFINVSVTYPVNKLIFRQMIHNIGVNHAVSQLSSEGAYFLYRGILPPLCQKTVALSLMFGVYEDCRRALVAARAPELAARTGAAVAAGAVEACIMPFERVQTLLQDHRFDRHFRNTVHTFRVVAADYGLSEFYRGFVPVLLRNCGASTVFFVARDEVKSLFPASGTWWGEISELFVSGAVIGAAASTIFYPFNVIKVHVQSKLGGKFESTIKFTIQMVREHGVRSLYRGVHLNYTRAFVSWGIINASYEYLKTVI
- the LOC134531948 gene encoding mitochondrial nicotinamide adenine dinucleotide transporter SLC25A51 isoform X3 produces the protein MIHNIGVNHAVSQLSSEGAYFLYRGILPPLCQKTVALSLMFGVYEDCRRALVAARAPELAARTGAAVAAGAVEACIMPFERVQTLLQDHRFDRHFRNTVHTFRVVAADYGLSEFYRGFVPVLLRNCGASTVFFVARDEVKSLFPASGTWWGEISELFVSGAVIGAAASTIFYPFNVIKVHVQSKLGGKFESTIKFTIQMVREHGVRSLYRGVHLNYTRAFVSWGIINASYEYLKTVI